In Nocardia yunnanensis, one DNA window encodes the following:
- a CDS encoding MlaD family protein — protein MAGLGVVVVVLAVSVVVYVVPLGKHTYAALVDDAGSIHVGDDVRIAGISVGSVTSLELTDAAVRMQFTVENTVSIGAETSLDIRMLTPIGGHYVAVTPAGASPLGSTTIPADRVHLPYNLVQAIQDAQRPIAGVDGDTLRRNLSDLTASLQASPNSVTTLTDALSTMVGLLNTQNHDVSRALDVADEYLSMLGNSRKVIGAMLNKIGLMETQILDRQADVQEALRVANELLARIAAIEPAWREQLEPMADRLLAAAPQLDQLGQRLGDVADQLAQAGDRLRALFTPQGIAVDQSAAIVTAPALCVPVPGRRC, from the coding sequence GTGGCCGGGCTCGGCGTGGTCGTGGTGGTTCTCGCCGTCAGCGTGGTCGTCTATGTAGTACCGCTGGGAAAGCACACTTATGCCGCGCTCGTGGACGACGCGGGATCGATACACGTGGGCGACGACGTCCGGATCGCTGGGATCTCCGTCGGCTCGGTGACATCGCTGGAGTTGACCGATGCCGCCGTCCGGATGCAATTCACGGTCGAGAACACGGTGTCGATCGGCGCCGAAACGAGTCTGGACATCCGCATGCTCACCCCGATCGGCGGCCATTATGTCGCCGTGACCCCGGCCGGTGCATCGCCGCTGGGCTCGACGACGATTCCCGCCGACCGGGTTCACTTGCCCTACAACCTGGTTCAGGCCATCCAGGACGCGCAGCGACCGATCGCCGGTGTGGACGGTGACACATTGCGGCGCAATCTCAGCGACCTCACCGCGTCGTTGCAGGCCAGCCCCAACTCGGTCACCACGCTCACCGACGCCCTGTCCACCATGGTCGGACTGTTGAACACACAGAATCACGATGTGAGCCGCGCGCTCGATGTCGCCGACGAATACCTGAGCATGCTCGGGAATTCACGCAAGGTCATCGGCGCCATGCTCAACAAGATCGGGTTGATGGAGACCCAGATCCTGGACCGCCAAGCCGACGTGCAGGAGGCGCTGCGGGTCGCGAACGAACTTCTCGCGCGCATCGCCGCCATCGAGCCGGCATGGCGCGAACAACTCGAACCCATGGCCGATCGGCTCCTGGCGGCCGCGCCGCAGCTCGATCAGCTCGGGCAACGACTCGGTGACGTCGCCGACCAACTGGCGCAGGCCGGTGATCGGCTGCGCGCGCTCTTCACCCCCCAAGGCATCGCTGTCGATCAATCCGCCGCCATCGTCACCGCGCCGGCTCTCTGTGTCCCCGTACCGGGAAGGAGATGCTGA